From the genome of Acidimicrobiia bacterium, one region includes:
- a CDS encoding cytochrome P450 produces MLATVDRLAATTPRPPIDLLRPEFYGDLDGMHEAFTWMRANEPVYRCETSQMWGVTRHADVLDVEHRSEVFSSAGSYRSLQNLSEDNMIAQDDPGHLHQRRLIARRFTPKAVKATEEVMVGIIDDLVAAFTDGVAPGEHGRMEAVTALAAALPARLTAHLLGFPEEIWPEIRSWSERLMRYDSVPHDEAIASDFLAAIGEFVAVLQATAAERRECPAEDIVSAWVQGEANGCPMDESKMVNEAGLLISGGAETTRTVIARSLMVFAEHPDQWEALYEDRSRLPAAVEEMIRWVTPLNNMFRVATRDAELAGTAIKVGDRLALLYPSANRDEGVFTDPFTFDIGRSPNPQIAFGFGTHFCLGASLARFELRLLMETLVATITDLEVLAPPEIEPNIFVGAVRNLEIGFRRRG; encoded by the coding sequence GTGCTCGCTACAGTGGATCGCTTGGCAGCCACGACCCCTCGCCCGCCGATCGACCTGTTGCGTCCGGAGTTCTACGGCGACCTCGATGGGATGCACGAGGCCTTCACGTGGATGCGAGCCAATGAGCCGGTGTATCGCTGTGAGACCTCGCAGATGTGGGGGGTGACTCGCCACGCCGATGTGCTCGATGTGGAACACCGCAGTGAGGTGTTCTCCAGCGCCGGAAGTTACCGATCGCTCCAGAACCTCAGCGAAGACAACATGATCGCCCAGGACGACCCGGGTCACCTCCACCAGCGGCGCCTCATTGCGCGCCGCTTCACCCCCAAGGCCGTGAAGGCCACCGAAGAGGTGATGGTGGGCATCATCGATGATCTGGTGGCTGCCTTTACCGACGGGGTGGCGCCGGGGGAGCACGGCCGCATGGAGGCGGTCACCGCTCTCGCCGCCGCCCTGCCGGCGCGCCTCACGGCCCATTTGCTCGGTTTCCCCGAGGAGATATGGCCGGAGATCAGATCATGGTCGGAACGTCTCATGCGCTACGACTCAGTGCCGCACGACGAAGCCATCGCGAGCGACTTTCTGGCGGCGATCGGTGAGTTCGTGGCGGTACTGCAAGCCACGGCGGCGGAGCGCCGAGAGTGCCCGGCCGAGGACATCGTGTCGGCGTGGGTGCAAGGCGAGGCCAACGGCTGCCCGATGGACGAGTCCAAGATGGTCAACGAGGCGGGTCTGCTCATCAGCGGCGGCGCCGAAACTACCCGCACGGTGATTGCCCGCTCGCTCATGGTCTTTGCGGAGCATCCCGATCAGTGGGAGGCCCTGTATGAGGATCGTTCGCGACTTCCCGCCGCGGTGGAGGAGATGATCCGCTGGGTAACTCCACTGAACAACATGTTCCGGGTGGCTACCCGTGACGCGGAACTGGCGGGCACGGCCATCAAGGTCGGGGATCGTTTGGCCTTGCTCTATCCATCGGCGAACCGCGACGAAGGGGTGTTCACCGATCCCTTCACGTTCGACATCGGCCGGAGTCCAAACCCACAGATCGCCTTCGGGTTCGGCACCCACTTTTGTTTGGGCGCATCGCTGGCCCGCTTCGAGTTGCGCCTTCTCATGGAGACACTGGTGGCCACCATCACCGATCTGGAGGTGCTGGCCCCGCCCGAGATCGAGCCCAACATCTTCGTAGGGGCCGTGCGCAACCTGGAGATCGGCTTTCGCCGCCGGGGGTAA
- a CDS encoding PaaI family thioesterase: MSAKRSPTGELAGNFAAMDPQHAHRFEPLGDALAARWANFPDGRGRIYFPHHVGLVLEEVRQDYARMRLPYQPTLDQPLGVVHGGAIATLVDTVVVPAVGQAYAVGWGYFTVQLDVRFIGTVVQEDAVAEGWVDHRGRTLVFCRAEVRTASGTLTADATLTYAIRPPR, encoded by the coding sequence TTGAGCGCAAAGCGGTCACCCACCGGCGAGTTGGCCGGTAACTTCGCCGCCATGGACCCGCAACATGCCCATCGTTTCGAACCCCTTGGGGACGCGCTGGCGGCCCGTTGGGCCAACTTCCCCGACGGACGGGGGCGCATCTATTTCCCCCACCACGTTGGCCTCGTGCTGGAGGAGGTGCGACAGGACTATGCCCGCATGCGCCTCCCCTACCAACCCACACTCGATCAACCACTCGGGGTGGTGCACGGTGGGGCGATCGCCACCCTGGTGGACACCGTGGTGGTGCCCGCCGTGGGTCAGGCCTACGCCGTGGGCTGGGGCTACTTCACCGTGCAACTAGACGTTCGTTTTATCGGCACCGTGGTGCAGGAGGATGCCGTGGCCGAAGGCTGGGTTGACCACCGCGGTCGCACCCTCGTGTTCTGCCGGGCCGAGGTTCGCACCGCCTCGGGCACACTGACCGCCGACGCTACCCTGACCTACGCCATCCGCCCCCCTCGCTGA